The genomic interval CTCCCCGCTCGGCGATCACCGAGAGCGGATCCGGAGAGTTCCCGAGATGCTTCGACATCCTCCGGCCGCGGTCGTCGCGCAGCATCCCCGTGAGGTAGACATCGGAAAACGGCGCACGGCCCGTGAAGTACAGTCCGGCCATCATCATCCGGGCGACCCAGAAGAACATGATGTCGCGGCCGGTCACGAGTAGGTGCGTGGGGTAGTAGTGGGCGAGATCCGCCGTCTCTTCGGGCCAGCCGAGCGATAGGAACGGCCACAGCCACGAAGTGAACCACGTGTCCAGGACGTCGGGGTCCGGGATCAGCTCCCGGCACCCACACTTCGGGCAGGACTCTGGAGCGTCCACGTAGACGATCTCCTCCTTGCACTCTGCGCAGCGAGAGACCGGGATCGGATGGCCCCAAACGACCTGGCGGGAGATACACCAGTCCTGGATCGTCTCCATCCACCGGAAGAACGACAACGTCCATCGATCGGGGTGGATGCGCACAAGCCCTTCCCGCACGGCGGCCGCCGCGGGATCCGCGAGGGGGCGCATCTTCACGAACCACTGGGTGGACAGGCGGGGTTCGATCACCGCGTCCGATCGTTCCGAGCGCGCCACGCTGTGCCGATACTTCTCCGTCCGCAGCAGAAGGCGGGCCTCCTCCAGCCGCTTCACGGTCGCTTCCCGGCCCCGTTCGCAATCGAGCCCCCGGAGCTCGGGAGGGACGAGATCCCCCTCGAGCCGCCCCGAAACGTCGAGGATGCTCGCCGGAAGCGCAAGATCGGGGTGCCGCCGATAGATCTCGTAATCCACGAGGTCGTGGCGAGGGGTCACTTTCAGCGCACCGGCCCCGAACGCCGGATCGATCGCCGTATCGGTGACGACGGGAACTCGGCGGTTCACGATCGGTAGCAGGACCTCTCGACCGACGTCGGAAGCATGCCGCGCGTCGTCGGGGTGAACCGCCACCGCCACGTCTCCGAAGATCGTCTCGGGGCGGACGGTGGCGACCTCGAGGCCGCCGGGGCTTCCATCGGCCCAGGGGTAGCGAACGAAGTACAGCAGCCCGTCTTCCTCCGCGTGGATCACCTCGAGATCGGAGACGGCCGTGCGCAGCCGCGGGTCCCAGTTGACCATCCGTTCCCCCCGGTAGATCAGCCCCGCCCGGTAGAGCTGAACGAAGACCTCGCGCGTTGCTCGCGCAGCCGGCGGGTCCATCGTGTACCGGTAACGGGTCCAATCGACCGAGAACCCCCCGGCTCGGGTCTGTTCTAGGATGCGGGGCTCGTGCTCCTGGCGCCAGAGCTCGATCTGCTCGAGGATCTGCGTGCGCGGCAGATCTTCCAATCGGACGCCTTCCTTCGCGAGCCGTCGCCGAACCTCGACCTGCGTCGCAAGGCCCGCGTGATCGAGCCCCGGTACCCAGAGCGTGGCATTCCCTTTCATCCGGTGCTGGCGCACCAAGATGTCCATCACGGAGTAGCCGAGCATGTGACCCATCGTCAGGATGCCCGTGACGTTGGGCGGCGGGATCGGGACGGTGAAGTACGGGCGGTTCGGGCGATCCGGAGCCCGGAAGTAGCCGTGGGCGGTCCAATCCGCCTGCCAGCGCGCTTCGATCGTCTTCGGATCGAAGCGGGACGGGAGGGCGGGGGTGCTCACGGATTCCTCCATCCGTCCGCGGTTCGGCTCATGAACACGAGGTCGAGCGGAAACGGCACGATGAAGGTTGCCCTCGGATCGATCTGCGGCCGTTCAGCGGGACCGAACTTGCGGGAAGAGGATCACGTCCTTGATCGATTTCGCTCCGGTGAGCGCCATCACGATCCGCTCGATCCCGAAGCCGATCCCCGTCGCGGGAGGCATGCCGTGACGTAGGGCCTCCACGAACTCGGCGTCGTACGCGTAGCGGTCCTCCCCGCGTGCGGCGAGTTGTTCCTGGAAGCGTCGTTCCTGCTCGTCGGGGTCGTTGAGTTCCGTGTAGCAATTCGCGATCTCGAACCCACGGCAATGGATCTCGAACCGCTCGACCCGACCTGAAAGGCTCCGGTGGCGCTTCGCGAGGGGGGTGGTCGATGCCGGATGATCGACCACGAACGTCGGACGATCGATCGTCGGCTCGACGTAATGCTCGAAGAGCTTGTCCAGAGACACGCCCGGCGGAGAGTCGGCCGGCACGGTCGCTCCGCACCGGCGCGCGAGCTCGCCGAGCTCGAGAGTCGGTCGGGAGAGGAGATCGTGGATTCCGCTGCGCTCCTCCAGCGCCTGAACGAAGTCAAGGGTAGCGAACGGAGGACGGAACAGTTGCGCGGCGGATCGCGCCGCTTCCGAATCCGGCTGCCACTCGAGCATTCGGGCCCCCAAGCGCTCGAAGAGCCCCTCCATCAGGCGGCGCATGTCGTGGTAGTCGGCATACGCCCAATAGAGCTCGAGCATCGTGAACTCGGGCGAGTGGGTCGAATCGAGGTCCTCGTTGCGGAAGCACCGGCCGATCTCGTAGACCCGTTCCAAGCCACCGATCAGGAGTTGCTTCAAGGAGAGCTCGATGGAGATCCGCAGCTGGAGCTCGGAGTCGAGGTACCGAGAGCGGGTCACGAAGGGAGCCGCGGCGGCGCCTCCCGCGACGCGCAGGAGGATCGGGGTCTCGACCTCGAGGAAACCCGCGGCGTCGAAGTATCGGCGTATCTCGCGTGTCAGGAGCGAGCGCAGGCGGAATCGCTCTCGGCTCTCGGCGGAGGACATGAGATCGAGGTAGCGCCGGCGGATCCGCTCTTCGGGGTCCTGCAGCCCGTGGAACTTCTCCGGGGGCGGCGCAATCGCCTTGGCGAGGAGTTCGAGGGATTGAATCCGAAGCGAGGGCTCTCCTCGGCGAGAGACCGCCGGCATGCCGACCGCTCCGATAATGTCCCCCGGGTCGAGGTCGGCGAGCCAACGCGTGTAGGTCTCTTCCCCGAGCTCGTGGATCGTGAGCAGCAGCTGCAGTGTCCCCGATGCGTCCTCGAGGTCGATGAAGGAGGTGCCTCCGTGAGAGCGGATGGTGAGCAGTCGACCGGCGACGCGCGCGGTACGACCGACGACCTCCTCCCCGGGCGCGAGCGAACTCGTGAGGGCCCGGACCTCACGGACGAGGGTTCGATCCGGAAACGACCAGGGGAAGGGCTCGCGTCCCTCGGCCCGCCAGCGAGCGATCTTCCCGCGTCGCTCCCGTTCCAGATGGGACTCCTCCGGCATCGTGGCCCCTAGGCGGGAGGCGGAACGGAGGAAAAAGAGTGCGTCGCTAGGCCGCGATGCCATCGAGCGAGAATTGCTCGATGGCCCCGGGGCGCATGAGGACGAGGCGCTCGGGGAGTCCAGGCTCCTTGCCGTCGGGCCGCGCTGGCTCGTGGAGTAGCAAAAAGGTACCGAAGAAGAACTCCGCGGTCGCGTCTCCGCCTCCGATCCCGTAGCTGACGTAGTCGGAGAAGTAGACGTGGATGTGACCGGAGCGACGCTTGCGGACCGCCGACAGGAATGCCGAGAGCTGCTCGGGTCCTTTGCGCTGGAGCTCTTCGACCAGGTCGCGCAGGAGCGGGCGGAGCGACAGTCCCGAGAGGCCGTCGTACGCGAGGTAGACTGCGGGACGCGGCTCGAGAGCTACGACATCAAGCCGCAGCACTCCTTCGACCGGTTTGGTGCGCATCGATGGGCCTACCTGCTCTGGATTATGAGGCCTTCGGCCGGTGAACGAGCGCAGCCCGACCGTTCAATCGCTCTAGTGGTCGTGCCCACCGCCCCCACCGGGGGACGGGCTCGACTTCCTCGACGCGATGACGTCGTCGATCCGCAGGACCATGCTCGCGACCTCGACCGCGCTGGTCAGCGCCTGGCGCTTGACCCGCGCCGGCTCGATGACGCGCAGCTTCCACATGTCGGCCGCCTTGCCGTCCACGAGGTTCACACCGACGTTCTTGTTGGCGTGGGCACCCTCGTGGGCTCCACGGAGCTCGATGAGCGTGTTGATCGAGTCGTAGCCGCCGTTCTCGGCAAGCGCCCAGGGGATCACTTCGAGGGCTTGGGCGAACGCTTCGACCGCGAGTTGTTCCCGTCCACCGACCGTAGGGGCAAACTTGCGCAGCTTGACGGCGAGGTCGATCTCGGTCGCACCGCCGCCGGGGCAGACGACCCCGTCCTCGATGACCGAGCTGACGACCTTGAGCGCGTCCTGCAAGGATCGCTCGACTTCCTGGGTCACGTGCTCTGTTCCACCGCGGATCAGAATCGAGACCGAGCGGGGGTTCTTGCATCCCGTGACGAACGTCATGTGGTCGTCGCCGACCTTCCGCTCCTCGACCTTGGCTGCCGCGCCGAGGTCGGTGGCGGAGAGGTCCTGCAAGCTGGAGACGATCTTGCCGCCCGTCGCGCGCGCGAGCTTCTGGAGATCGGACTCCTTGACCTGCTTGACCGCGTAGATCCCT from Thermoplasmata archaeon carries:
- a CDS encoding valine--tRNA ligase, with protein sequence MSTPALPSRFDPKTIEARWQADWTAHGYFRAPDRPNRPYFTVPIPPPNVTGILTMGHMLGYSVMDILVRQHRMKGNATLWVPGLDHAGLATQVEVRRRLAKEGVRLEDLPRTQILEQIELWRQEHEPRILEQTRAGGFSVDWTRYRYTMDPPAARATREVFVQLYRAGLIYRGERMVNWDPRLRTAVSDLEVIHAEEDGLLYFVRYPWADGSPGGLEVATVRPETIFGDVAVAVHPDDARHASDVGREVLLPIVNRRVPVVTDTAIDPAFGAGALKVTPRHDLVDYEIYRRHPDLALPASILDVSGRLEGDLVPPELRGLDCERGREATVKRLEEARLLLRTEKYRHSVARSERSDAVIEPRLSTQWFVKMRPLADPAAAAVREGLVRIHPDRWTLSFFRWMETIQDWCISRQVVWGHPIPVSRCAECKEEIVYVDAPESCPKCGCRELIPDPDVLDTWFTSWLWPFLSLGWPEETADLAHYYPTHLLVTGRDIMFFWVARMMMAGLYFTGRAPFSDVYLTGMLRDDRGRRMSKHLGNSPDPLSVIAERGADATRFALVFPTPTDEDGPFGRGPLEGARNFLTKVWNLTRFAQSHTPNGTAPPADPPAIYAHSPLEDRWILSRYAATISAVDAALARFEITQAATSLYQFLWHDLADRYVELIKDRLAGKGDAVSQRAAQATLLFVIERSLRLLHPFVPHMTEELWHALPHEGESVTIAPWPSAAEVPRDALAEARMEILLDSIRLLRNLRAEEHVAIETIPSAWIRPQNEEVRTLLMAERAAIEKLARVHPLELLGPSETTPEGAATRVSAAGEYFILRPAASIEDTETLRRERDKLAALLRKTRERLADPGFRERAPPAVIQEAEEKARELDERLTRIDANLKSAGPSEGSGP
- the lysS gene encoding lysine--tRNA ligase is translated as MPEESHLERERRGKIARWRAEGREPFPWSFPDRTLVREVRALTSSLAPGEEVVGRTARVAGRLLTIRSHGGTSFIDLEDASGTLQLLLTIHELGEETYTRWLADLDPGDIIGAVGMPAVSRRGEPSLRIQSLELLAKAIAPPPEKFHGLQDPEERIRRRYLDLMSSAESRERFRLRSLLTREIRRYFDAAGFLEVETPILLRVAGGAAAAPFVTRSRYLDSELQLRISIELSLKQLLIGGLERVYEIGRCFRNEDLDSTHSPEFTMLELYWAYADYHDMRRLMEGLFERLGARMLEWQPDSEAARSAAQLFRPPFATLDFVQALEERSGIHDLLSRPTLELGELARRCGATVPADSPPGVSLDKLFEHYVEPTIDRPTFVVDHPASTTPLAKRHRSLSGRVERFEIHCRGFEIANCYTELNDPDEQERRFQEQLAARGEDRYAYDAEFVEALRHGMPPATGIGFGIERIVMALTGAKSIKDVILFPQVRSR